The Pseudomonas sp. Bout1 genomic sequence GGATGCGCAACGCGCCGTCCTCGATGCTGCTGATGAGGCGGTAGTCACCTACCCGATACTTCCAAAAATCGCCCAAGCGTGAGCCTTTTAAAGCTTCGCCAATGCTCCGCGGATCCTCCAGAAGCCCAGGCGCAGCCGCTGAATCTGTGGGGCCTTTTTACGATGCCCCGTTATGCGTAAGGCGGTGCCTACTCTTCATTGCCGTCTTCGGCTTCATAAAGCGCCACGCGCACATCCTCGGCCAAATCGATCA encodes the following:
- a CDS encoding type II toxin-antitoxin system RelE family toxin — its product is MEDPRSIGEALKGSRLGDFWKYRVGDYRLISSIEDGALRILVVKIGWPDT